Proteins found in one Bacteroidota bacterium genomic segment:
- the rpmF gene encoding 50S ribosomal protein L32 has product MPNPKRKHSKSRRDKRRTHYKLAKPHHIESCPNCGEPKERHRICRHCGFYRGRRILVKPESA; this is encoded by the coding sequence ATGCCCAATCCCAAACGCAAGCATTCCAAGTCGCGCCGGGACAAGCGGCGCACGCACTACAAGTTGGCAAAGCCGCATCACATCGAGTCATGTCCCAACTGCGGCGAACCCAAGGAGCGGCATCGCATCTGCCGCCATTGTGGTTTCTACCGAGGCCGTCGCATCCTGGTAAAACCCGAATCGGCGTAG
- a CDS encoding DUF177 domain-containing protein — MIRIPILHLIEGWQRMQLWHPVEELELVESGFRGQVEIQVDIERRGGQYLVLLQTSAQAELICDRCLERYSERLIGSYSILYAPEAPPVLSAEEFRPIRVGVRDVDITDDVRQTVLLSIPLKQVCREDCLGLCPECGSNLNLSSHRAGCPRRDPVGA; from the coding sequence ATGATACGCATCCCCATCCTGCATCTTATCGAGGGGTGGCAGCGGATGCAGCTCTGGCATCCGGTGGAAGAGTTGGAGCTCGTTGAAAGCGGCTTTCGGGGCCAAGTCGAGATACAGGTGGATATCGAGCGTCGAGGGGGGCAGTATTTGGTGCTTTTGCAGACCAGCGCCCAAGCGGAGCTCATTTGCGATCGATGCTTGGAGCGTTACTCGGAAAGGTTGATCGGCAGCTATTCGATCCTTTACGCCCCTGAAGCTCCCCCTGTGCTTTCGGCTGAGGAGTTCCGGCCGATTCGGGTGGGCGTCCGGGATGTGGATATAACCGACGATGTGCGGCAGACGGTCCTGCTATCGATTCCGCTCAAGCAGGTCTGTCGAGAGGACTGTCTGGGGTTGTGTCCGGAGTGTGGATCCAACTTGAATCTGAGCTCGCATCGCGCCGGTTGTCCTCGCCGAGATCCCGTAGGAGCATAA
- the fabG gene encoding 3-oxoacyl-ACP reductase FabG — MTPERFSLQGRTALVTGGSRGIGRAIVLALAEAGADVAFTFRSALPEAESLLEAVRARGRRVLHYQGDAADGLHAQAVVEDLLRQWGRLDVLVNNAGITRDGLLLRLREEDWDAVLNTNLKSVFHFTKAALRPMMGQRWGRIINLSSVVGLMGNPGQANYAAAKAGIIGFTKAIAKEVGSRGITVNALAPGYIETDMTRALPEAARRAMLELIPLKRAGQPEDVADVVVFLASEAARYITGQVIQVDGGMLM, encoded by the coding sequence ATGACGCCGGAGCGTTTTTCGCTTCAGGGCCGGACGGCCCTTGTTACGGGCGGCTCCCGCGGGATCGGCCGCGCTATCGTGCTGGCCTTGGCCGAAGCGGGGGCAGACGTGGCCTTTACGTTTCGCAGCGCCTTGCCAGAGGCTGAGAGTCTGCTGGAGGCCGTGCGCGCCCGTGGCCGGCGCGTGCTCCATTATCAGGGCGACGCCGCCGATGGCCTCCATGCGCAGGCCGTCGTAGAGGACCTGTTGCGCCAGTGGGGTCGCCTGGATGTGCTCGTCAACAACGCCGGCATCACGCGCGATGGGTTGCTGCTGCGGCTGCGCGAGGAGGACTGGGATGCGGTGCTCAATACGAATCTTAAGAGCGTCTTTCATTTCACCAAGGCCGCTCTGCGCCCCATGATGGGGCAACGCTGGGGCCGGATCATCAACCTCTCCTCGGTCGTGGGCCTCATGGGCAACCCCGGACAGGCCAATTACGCGGCGGCAAAAGCCGGAATCATCGGTTTTACAAAGGCCATCGCCAAGGAGGTCGGTTCCCGAGGCATCACGGTCAACGCCCTTGCGCCCGGCTACATCGAAACCGACATGACCCGCGCTCTGCCGGAGGCCGCTCGCCGGGCTATGCTGGAGCTCATACCCCTGAAACGGGCCGGGCAGCCCGAGGACGTGGCCGATGTGGTCGTGTTTTTGGCCTCCGAGGCGGCTCGCTATATCACCGGGCAGGTTATCCAAGTCGATGGCGGCATGCTGATGTAG
- a CDS encoding ketoacyl-ACP synthase III → MSVRAAITAVGHFLPEERLTNQDLERLVDTTDAWIQERTGIRERRVLRDPTKATAYMAARAAEEVLQKRGIEAEELDLIIVATVTPDMFFPATACLVQQAIGARRAWGFDLSAACSGFLFALVTGAQFIATGQHRKVLVIGADKMSAITDYTDRRTCVLFGDAAGAVLLEPALDPEVGILDARLYCDGSGAEALCMKGGGSLNPPSYKTIDAKLHFLYQDGPTVFKRAVEGMADVAAEIMARNGLTGQDVTYLVPHQANWRIIEATARRMGIGREKVMMNIDRYGNTTAATIPLCLYDWEGRLKKGDNLILAAFGAGYTWGAIYLRWAYDSVPMHTLAPSEAAFSAS, encoded by the coding sequence ATGAGCGTGCGCGCCGCGATCACCGCCGTCGGCCACTTCTTGCCGGAGGAACGGCTCACCAACCAGGACCTGGAGCGGCTCGTAGATACCACCGACGCCTGGATCCAAGAGCGAACGGGTATCCGGGAGCGGCGCGTGCTGCGCGATCCCACCAAGGCCACCGCCTACATGGCCGCTCGGGCGGCGGAAGAGGTCCTGCAGAAGCGAGGGATCGAGGCCGAGGAGCTGGACCTGATCATCGTGGCCACCGTGACGCCCGATATGTTTTTTCCCGCCACCGCTTGCTTGGTGCAGCAAGCCATCGGCGCCAGGCGCGCTTGGGGGTTTGATCTGTCGGCCGCCTGTAGCGGGTTCTTGTTCGCCCTCGTTACGGGCGCGCAGTTCATCGCCACCGGCCAGCACCGCAAGGTGCTCGTCATCGGGGCGGACAAGATGAGCGCCATCACGGATTACACAGATCGGCGCACGTGTGTGCTTTTTGGCGACGCGGCCGGCGCGGTCTTGCTTGAGCCCGCCCTTGATCCGGAAGTGGGCATTTTGGATGCGCGTCTGTACTGCGATGGATCCGGCGCCGAGGCTTTGTGCATGAAGGGAGGCGGGAGCCTGAACCCGCCATCGTACAAAACGATCGACGCGAAACTGCACTTCCTGTATCAAGACGGCCCCACGGTTTTCAAACGCGCCGTAGAGGGGATGGCCGACGTAGCTGCTGAGATCATGGCCCGCAACGGACTCACGGGCCAGGACGTAACCTACCTGGTGCCCCATCAAGCCAACTGGCGTATTATCGAGGCCACGGCGCGGCGCATGGGAATCGGGCGCGAAAAGGTGATGATGAACATCGATCGCTACGGCAATACGACCGCCGCCACCATTCCGCTGTGTTTGTACGATTGGGAGGGGCGGCTGAAGAAGGGCGATAACTTGATCCTGGCCGCCTTCGGGGCCGGATATACGTGGGGTGCGATATATCTCAGATGGGCTTACGATAGCGTTCCGATGCACACGCTCGCCCCATCCGAGGCGGCGTTTTCGGCCTCCTAG
- the fabD gene encoding ACP S-malonyltransferase translates to MVTAFLFPGQGSQYVGMARSLYEAFPEARALIERADQLLGFALSEVLFGGPEERLKQTAYTQPAIFVHSMAAWACLAGERPDMVAGHSLGEYSALVAAGALDFADGLRLVRLRGELMQRAGEQRPGGMAAIIGLGDELVEAICREAEAEAGLVRPANFNAPGQVVISGTMAGVRRAMELARARGAKLVKELPVSGAFHSPLMEPAREGLAEALERVPLQTPLCPVYLNVTAEPTRDPEQIRARLLEQLTAPVRWAQSMARMAADGAERFVEVGPGTVLQGLVRRALPGVQVLGLDKAEDLRAWLHAVRG, encoded by the coding sequence ATGGTGACGGCTTTTCTCTTTCCCGGTCAAGGCTCCCAATACGTGGGCATGGCCCGGTCTTTATACGAAGCCTTCCCCGAGGCGAGGGCCCTCATCGAGCGCGCCGATCAGCTGCTGGGGTTTGCGCTGTCCGAGGTTCTTTTCGGGGGGCCCGAAGAACGGCTCAAGCAGACGGCCTATACGCAGCCGGCGATCTTCGTACATAGCATGGCCGCATGGGCCTGTTTAGCTGGAGAGCGGCCCGACATGGTGGCGGGGCATAGTCTGGGCGAGTACAGCGCGCTCGTTGCGGCGGGAGCGCTTGATTTCGCCGACGGATTGCGGCTCGTGCGCCTGCGGGGGGAGCTTATGCAGCGGGCTGGCGAGCAACGGCCGGGCGGGATGGCCGCCATTATTGGGCTTGGGGATGAGCTCGTAGAGGCCATTTGTCGGGAGGCGGAGGCGGAGGCGGGCCTGGTGCGGCCGGCCAACTTCAACGCCCCAGGGCAGGTCGTGATCTCGGGCACTATGGCCGGGGTGCGGCGTGCGATGGAGCTAGCCCGCGCTCGGGGGGCCAAACTGGTCAAGGAGCTCCCCGTAAGCGGGGCCTTTCATTCTCCTTTGATGGAGCCGGCTCGAGAGGGCCTAGCCGAGGCCCTAGAGCGCGTACCCCTGCAGACGCCCCTCTGTCCGGTTTACCTGAACGTGACGGCCGAGCCCACACGCGACCCCGAGCAGATCCGCGCGCGGCTCCTGGAGCAGCTAACGGCGCCGGTGCGCTGGGCGCAAAGCATGGCCCGCATGGCCGCCGATGGGGCCGAGCGTTTTGTCGAGGTGGGGCCGGGCACCGTATTGCAGGGGCTAGTGCGCCGCGCGCTTCCGGGGGTCCAGGTGCTGGGCCTGGACAAGGCGGAAGACCTTCGGGCTTGGTTACACGCCGTGCGGGGTTAA
- a CDS encoding acyl carrier protein, whose product MDLEAKVKQIIVDKLGVDESEIRPEASFTNDLGADSLDTVELIMEFEKEFGITIPDEEAEKIATVGDALAYLKEKLGIR is encoded by the coding sequence ATGGATCTGGAAGCCAAGGTAAAACAAATCATTGTCGACAAACTCGGGGTGGACGAGAGCGAAATCCGTCCCGAAGCTAGCTTCACCAACGATTTGGGCGCCGACTCCTTGGACACGGTCGAGCTCATCATGGAGTTCGAAAAGGAGTTCGGCATCACCATCCCTGACGAGGAGGCTGAGAAGATCGCCACCGTAGGGGATGCCTTGGCCTATCTGAAGGAAAAACTGGGCATTCGGTGA
- the plsX gene encoding phosphate acyltransferase PlsX, whose amino-acid sequence MRIALDAMGGDHAPHVTVAGAIEALQRAPGRITEVLLVGPGGLLEAELKRLGGRELPLRIVDAPEVIGMAESPAVAVKAKPRSSIVVGLGLHARGEADAFVSAGHTGAVMAAALFVLGRLEGVSRPSIGTYLPGPEGFSFMLDVGANVDCRPEHLVQFAHMGRIFVQHVLGRPDPRVALLNIGEEPSKGDERSKQAYARLAQDPSLRFIGNVEGRDLLLNRADVVVCDGFVGNVVLKFGESFATVLDRLLQARLKELSLEARALEVLGSAIAELRTLFDYEHYGGVPLLGVNGIVIIGHGRSTAKAISQMLSRAEEMGRLQVNRHIAQAMQAIGAS is encoded by the coding sequence ATGCGGATCGCGCTCGATGCCATGGGAGGGGATCACGCCCCCCATGTCACCGTCGCCGGGGCGATCGAGGCCTTGCAGCGCGCTCCGGGGCGGATAACGGAGGTGCTGCTAGTGGGTCCTGGGGGGCTGCTCGAAGCCGAACTGAAGCGGCTCGGGGGGCGTGAGTTGCCTCTGCGCATCGTCGACGCGCCGGAGGTGATCGGCATGGCGGAAAGCCCGGCGGTGGCGGTCAAAGCCAAGCCCCGCAGCTCCATCGTGGTGGGGCTTGGTCTGCACGCGCGCGGGGAGGCCGATGCGTTTGTCAGCGCTGGTCATACGGGCGCGGTCATGGCCGCTGCGCTCTTCGTGTTGGGTCGCCTTGAGGGGGTAAGTCGCCCGAGCATAGGCACCTACCTGCCCGGGCCGGAGGGGTTTTCGTTCATGCTGGATGTGGGGGCGAACGTGGACTGCCGCCCCGAGCATCTGGTGCAGTTTGCGCACATGGGGCGGATTTTTGTGCAGCACGTCTTGGGGCGCCCCGATCCCCGGGTGGCCTTGCTCAACATCGGGGAGGAGCCCTCCAAGGGCGACGAGCGCAGTAAACAGGCCTACGCCCGTTTGGCGCAGGATCCGTCCTTGCGTTTTATCGGCAACGTCGAAGGTCGCGATCTGCTCTTGAACCGGGCCGATGTGGTGGTTTGTGACGGTTTTGTGGGCAACGTGGTGCTGAAATTTGGCGAATCCTTTGCTACGGTCCTGGATCGTCTCCTGCAGGCGCGCCTGAAGGAGCTCTCCCTGGAAGCGAGGGCTCTTGAGGTTCTCGGATCCGCTATCGCCGAGCTGCGCACCCTCTTCGATTACGAACACTACGGGGGGGTTCCCCTGCTCGGCGTAAACGGTATCGTCATTATCGGACATGGGCGCTCTACGGCCAAAGCCATCTCGCAGATGCTCAGCCGAGCCGAAGAGATGGGGCGCTTGCAGGTCAACCGCCACATCGCCCAGGCCATGCAGGCGATTGGCGCCTCATAG